A single genomic interval of Cyprinus carpio isolate SPL01 chromosome B24, ASM1834038v1, whole genome shotgun sequence harbors:
- the LOC109049789 gene encoding protein Aster-C isoform X2 → MTQTPKQVTASELTQDNSQTGEGKWSLEEQEVLEVNGQYIAAPQLPEALLYTSYKQRSDEFRRLFKEVPESEKLIADYSCALQKDILLQGRIYLTENCLCFYSQVFRGTKITVNMKDIISMTREKTAKWIPNAIQINTDSEKLLISSFSAREKSYLGMFRLWQNVLMDKKLTKLELLQMVKQHYGNDIGLSHDEMESFQTSVDTVTPTVPRLNMRGEDYSGRPERPTSLRLPQRELNSHEATTPKGDDTQSSVGLQSMLSANGGDDTLSTPSHQRSPNLSLNRSGSERVSKRSSLSLDLNANEDQLSDNSRSDSLEEVEERETASPVSQGRLFVNRVFHISAEKMFDLLFTDSSFMRRFMDIRKIIGVSSTSWQREASGGMKRTLNYTITINNPLVGKFSTATETQTLYKESREGQYYMIDSEVYTHDVPYHDYFYTQNRYCIIRNSKHKCRLRIYTDVKYKKQPWGLVKSFITKNSWSGLEDYFRHFEAELLEEEAELTQGSGDAGKTGGLRRRRRTYSRTLQEHMKPGKQYSADSDQQRAATMGAMDIKNTQHRWNITSIVFGMSLILFVLVVLNLGLFFKLWAMEDVAHRLYLNTKHRMKERVESSLAPDLGSRQGMPHRSREEAHLLRAVLQDSINLLEQLRSSLVVLQQNFQAYNRSFSQL, encoded by the exons ATGACCCAAACACCCAAACAAGTGACAGCCAGTGAGCTCACACAGGACAACAGTCAAACTGGGGAAGGCAAATGGAGCTTGGAAGAACAAGAG GTACTGGAAGTCAATGGGCAGTACATAGCAGCACCTCAGTTACCTGAAGCATTGCTCTACACTAGTTATAAACAGAGGAGTGACGAGTTTCGGAGGTTATTCAAAGAGGTGCCTGAGTCTGAGAAACTAATTGCAG ACTACAGCTGTGCTCTCCAAAAGGATATCTTGTTACAAGGACGCATCTACCTTACAGAGAATTGTTTATGTTTCTACAGTCAGGTCTTTCGTGGTACAAAA ATCACAGTAAATATGAAGGATATCATCTCAATGACACGTGAGAAGACAGCGAAATGGATACCAAATGCCATCCAGATCAATACTGATTCAGAGAAG TTGCTCATCAGCTCATTTTCAGCAAGGGAGAAAAGTTACCTTGGTATGTTTCGGCTTTGGCAGAATGTTCTCATGGAcaag AAACTAACCAAGTTGGAGCTGTTGCAGATGGTTAAGCAGCATTATGGAAATGACATAGGATTGAGTCATGATGAAATGGAAAGCTTTCAAACATCAGTAGATACCGTCACACCCACCGTGCCCAG GCTGAATATGCGTGGAGAGGATTACAGTGGGAGGCCAGAAAGGCCCACATCGCTTCGTCTTCCCCAAAGGGAGCTGAATTCTCATGAGGCCACCACACCAAAGGGAGACGACACACAGTCTTCAGTTGGACTGCAAAGCATGCTCTCAGCAAATGGAGGG GACGACACTCTCAGTACCCCGTCCCATCAGCGCAGTCCAAATCTATCATTAAACCGCTCAGGGTCTGAACGGGTGTCTAaacgctcctctctctctctggatctaAATGCCAATGAAGACCAGCTCTCGGATAACAGCAGATCCGACAGCCTGGAGGAgg TGGAAGAACGTGAGACAGCGTCTCCAGTGTCTCAGGGAAGGCTGTTTGTGAACCGGGTCtttcacatcagtgctgagaagATGTTTGACCTGCTTTTTACTGATTCTAGTTTCATGCGGAGGTTTATGGATATCAGGAAGATCATAG GTGTGAGCTCTACCTCTTGGCAAAGGGAGGCCTCTGGCGGAATGAAAAGGACTTTGAACTACACAATCACCATTAATAACCCCCTGGTTGGCAAGTTCTCCACTGCTACAGAAACCCAG ACACTGTATAAAGAGTCAAGGGAGGGTCAGTACTACATGATAGATTCGGAGGTCTACACACATGATGTACCATACCATGACTACTTCTACACCCAGAATCGCTACTGTATCATCCGCAACTCCAAACACAAGTGCAGACTCAG GATTTACACTGATGTCAAATACAAAAAGCAGCCCTGGGGTCTTGTTAAATCCTTTATCACGAAAAACTCCTGGAGTGGCTTAGAAGACTACTTTAGACACTTTG AGGCAGAGCTGCTAGAAGAGGAGGCAGAGTTGACTCAAGGAAGCGGAGATGCTGGAAAGACGGGTGGTTTGCGAAGGAGGCGAAGAACTTACAGTCGCACCCTACAGGAGCACATGAAACCAGGGAAGCAGTACAGCGCAGACTCAGATCAGCAGAGAGCCGCCACCATGg GTGCCATGGATATAAAGAACACACAACACAGATGGAACATCACTTCGATTGTATTTGGGATGAGCTTAAT ACTTTTTGTTCTGGTGGTTCTGAACCTGGGGCTGTTCTTTAAACTTTGGGCCATGGAAGATGTCGCTCACCGTTTGTATCTGAACACCAAGCACAGAATGAAGGAGAGAGTAGAGTCTAG tttaGCACCTGACTTAGGCTCCAGACAGGGTATGCCACACAGAAGTCGAGAAGAAGCGCATTTACTGAGGGCAGTACTGCAGGACTCCATTAACCTTCTAGAACAG CTACGCAGTTCTCTTGTGGTGCTTCAGCAGAACTTTCAGGCCTACAACAGATCCTTCTCTCAGCTTTAA
- the LOC109049788 gene encoding V-type proton ATPase catalytic subunit A-like, giving the protein MLNGLLENLNTFKMDFSKLPKIRDEEREGQFGYVHGVSGPVVTASSMAGAAMYELVRVGHSELVGEIIRLEGDMATIQVYEETSGVSVGDPVLRTGKPLSVELGPGIMGSIFDGIQRPLKDINDLTQSIYIPRGVNIGALNRDLKWEFSPSKSVRVGSHVTGGDIYGMVFENSLIKHKIMLPPRSRGTVTYVAPPGNYDVSDVVLELEFEGVKEKYTMVQVWPVRQVRPVTEKLPANHPLLTGQRVLDALFPCVQGGTTAIPGAFGCGKTVISQSLSKYSNSDVIIYVGCGERGNEMSEVLRDFPELTMEVDGKVESIMKRTALVANTSNMPVAAREASIYTGITLSEYFRDMGYNVSMMADSTSRWAEALREISGRLAEMPADSGYPAYLGARLASFYERAGRVKCLGNPEREGSVSIVGAVSPPGGDFSDPVTSATLGIVQVFWGLDKKLAQRKHFPSVNWLISYSKYTRALDEYYDKHFSEFVPLRTKAKEILQEEEDLAEIVQLVGKASLAETDKITLEVAKLIKDDFLQQNGYTPYDRFCPFYKTVGILSNMIAFYDMARHAVETTAQTDNKITWAMIREHMGEILYRISSMKFKDPVKEGEEKIKADYAQLHEDMQNSFRTLED; this is encoded by the exons ATGCTAAACGGATTGCTGGAGAATTTAA ACACATTTAAAATGGACTTCTCCAAGCTTCCCAAGATCCGAGATGAGGAGCGGGAGGGACAATTCGGATATGTGCATGGCGTATCTGGACCTG TGGTGACGGCCTCCAGTATGGCAGGAGCTGCCATGTATGAGCTGGTGCGAGTGGGCCACAGTGAGCTTGTGGGAGAGATCATTAGACTGGAGGGTGACATGGCCACCATTCAGGTCTATGAAGAGACAT CTGGTGTGTCGGTTGGTGACCCTGTCCTGCGCACAGGGAAGCCCCTCTCTGTGGAGTTAGGACCAGGAATCATGGGCTCCATCTTTGATGGTATTCAGCGTCCCCTCAAAGACATCAATGACCTCACCCAAAGTATCTACATTCCTAGAGGAGTCAACATTGGTGCCCTTAACCGTGATCTGAAATGGGAGTTCTCTCCATCCAAGAGCGTGCGA GTTGGCAGTCACGTCACTGGAGGTGATATCTATGGTATGGTGTTTGAAAACTCtcttattaaacacaaaataatgttaccACCAAGAAGCAGAGGAACTGTCACATATGTAGCACCACCTGGAAACTATGATGTCTCG gATGTGGTGTTGGAGTTGGAGTTTGAGGGGGTAAAAGAGAAGTACACCATGGTGCAAGTGTGGCCTGTGCGTCAGGTTCGGCCAGTCACCGAGAAACTTCCTGCAAATCACCCTCTGCTGACTGGCCAGCGGGTACTGGACGCCCTCTTTCC GTGTGTGCAGGGAGGGACCACTGCCATCCCTGGTGCTTTCGGTTGTGGTAAAACTGTGATCTCTCAGTCCCTGTCCAAGTACTccaacagtgatgtcatcatctacgTCGGCTGTGGAGAGCGTGGTAACGAGATGTCTGAAGTACTCCGAGATTTCCCTGAG CTCACCATGGAGGTGGATGGGAAAGTAGAGAGCATCATGAAGAGAACAGCCTTGGTTGCCAACACATCCAACATGCCTGTGGCTGCCAGAGAAGCTTCCATTTACACAG GAATCACGCTGTCTGAGTATTTCAGGGACATGGGCTACAATGTGAGCATGATGGCTGACTCCACCTCTCGGTGGGCAGAAGCTCTGAGGGAGATCTCCGGTCGTCTGGCTGAGATGCCTGCTG ATAGCGGTTACCCTGCCTATCTTGGAGCACGTCTGGCTTCATTTTATGAGCGTGCTGGTCGAGTTAAATGTCTTGGTAACCCGGAGAGAGAGGGCAGTGTGAGCATTGTGGGAGC tgtGTCTCCCCCTGGTGGTGATTTCTCAGATCCTGTGACATCTGCTACTCTTGGTATTGTACAA GTGTTTTGGGGTCTGGATAAAAAGCTGGCTCAGAGAAAGCACTTCCCTTCAGTGAACTGGCTCATCAGTTACAGTAAGTACACAAGAGCACTGGACGAGTACTACGACAAGCACTTCTCTGAATTTGTGCCACTGCGTACCAAAGCCAAAGAGATCCTGCAGGAAGAGGAAGACTTGGCTGAGATTGTGCAGCTTGTGGGGAAG gcatctTTGGCTGAAACGGATAAGATCACGCTGGAAGTTGCCAAATTAATCAAAGATGATTTCCTGCAGCAAAATGGATACACACCTTATGACAG gtTTTGTCCGTTCTATAAGACAGTGGGTATCTTGTCCAACATGATTGCGTTCTATGATATGGCACGTCATGCCGTAGAGACCACAGCACAGACCGACAATAAGATCACCTGGGCCATGATCCGGGAACACATGGGAGAAATTCTCTACAGGATCAGTTCCATGAAATTCAAG GACCCAGTAAAAGAGGGTGAGGAGAAGATCAAAGCTGATTACGCTCAGCTCCATGAAGACATGCAGAACTCCTTCCGAACACTGGAAGACTAA
- the LOC109049789 gene encoding protein Aster-C isoform X1 has protein sequence MTQTPKQVTASELTQDNSQTGEGKWSLEEQEVLEVNGQYIAAPQLPEALLYTSYKQRSDEFRRLFKEVPESEKLIADYSCALQKDILLQGRIYLTENCLCFYSQVFRGTKITVNMKDIISMTREKTAKWIPNAIQINTDSEKLLISSFSAREKSYLGMFRLWQNVLMDKKLTKLELLQMVKQHYGNDIGLSHDEMESFQTSVDTVTPTVPRLNMRGEDYSGRPERPTSLRLPQRELNSHEATTPKGDDTQSSVGLQSMLSANGGDDTLSTPSHQRSPNLSLNRSGSERVSKRSSLSLDLNANEDQLSDNSRSDSLEEVEERETASPVSQGRLFVNRVFHISAEKMFDLLFTDSSFMRRFMDIRKIIGVSSTSWQREASGGMKRTLNYTITINNPLVGKFSTATETQTLYKESREGQYYMIDSEVYTHDVPYHDYFYTQNRYCIIRNSKHKCRLRIYTDVKYKKQPWGLVKSFITKNSWSGLEDYFRHFEAELLEEEAELTQGSGDAGKTGGLRRRRRTYSRTLQEHMKPGKQYSADSDQQRAATMGAMDIKNTQHRWNITSIVFGMSLILFVLVVLNLGLFFKLWAMEDVAHRLYLNTKHRMKERVESSSLAPDLGSRQGMPHRSREEAHLLRAVLQDSINLLEQLRSSLVVLQQNFQAYNRSFSQL, from the exons ATGACCCAAACACCCAAACAAGTGACAGCCAGTGAGCTCACACAGGACAACAGTCAAACTGGGGAAGGCAAATGGAGCTTGGAAGAACAAGAG GTACTGGAAGTCAATGGGCAGTACATAGCAGCACCTCAGTTACCTGAAGCATTGCTCTACACTAGTTATAAACAGAGGAGTGACGAGTTTCGGAGGTTATTCAAAGAGGTGCCTGAGTCTGAGAAACTAATTGCAG ACTACAGCTGTGCTCTCCAAAAGGATATCTTGTTACAAGGACGCATCTACCTTACAGAGAATTGTTTATGTTTCTACAGTCAGGTCTTTCGTGGTACAAAA ATCACAGTAAATATGAAGGATATCATCTCAATGACACGTGAGAAGACAGCGAAATGGATACCAAATGCCATCCAGATCAATACTGATTCAGAGAAG TTGCTCATCAGCTCATTTTCAGCAAGGGAGAAAAGTTACCTTGGTATGTTTCGGCTTTGGCAGAATGTTCTCATGGAcaag AAACTAACCAAGTTGGAGCTGTTGCAGATGGTTAAGCAGCATTATGGAAATGACATAGGATTGAGTCATGATGAAATGGAAAGCTTTCAAACATCAGTAGATACCGTCACACCCACCGTGCCCAG GCTGAATATGCGTGGAGAGGATTACAGTGGGAGGCCAGAAAGGCCCACATCGCTTCGTCTTCCCCAAAGGGAGCTGAATTCTCATGAGGCCACCACACCAAAGGGAGACGACACACAGTCTTCAGTTGGACTGCAAAGCATGCTCTCAGCAAATGGAGGG GACGACACTCTCAGTACCCCGTCCCATCAGCGCAGTCCAAATCTATCATTAAACCGCTCAGGGTCTGAACGGGTGTCTAaacgctcctctctctctctggatctaAATGCCAATGAAGACCAGCTCTCGGATAACAGCAGATCCGACAGCCTGGAGGAgg TGGAAGAACGTGAGACAGCGTCTCCAGTGTCTCAGGGAAGGCTGTTTGTGAACCGGGTCtttcacatcagtgctgagaagATGTTTGACCTGCTTTTTACTGATTCTAGTTTCATGCGGAGGTTTATGGATATCAGGAAGATCATAG GTGTGAGCTCTACCTCTTGGCAAAGGGAGGCCTCTGGCGGAATGAAAAGGACTTTGAACTACACAATCACCATTAATAACCCCCTGGTTGGCAAGTTCTCCACTGCTACAGAAACCCAG ACACTGTATAAAGAGTCAAGGGAGGGTCAGTACTACATGATAGATTCGGAGGTCTACACACATGATGTACCATACCATGACTACTTCTACACCCAGAATCGCTACTGTATCATCCGCAACTCCAAACACAAGTGCAGACTCAG GATTTACACTGATGTCAAATACAAAAAGCAGCCCTGGGGTCTTGTTAAATCCTTTATCACGAAAAACTCCTGGAGTGGCTTAGAAGACTACTTTAGACACTTTG AGGCAGAGCTGCTAGAAGAGGAGGCAGAGTTGACTCAAGGAAGCGGAGATGCTGGAAAGACGGGTGGTTTGCGAAGGAGGCGAAGAACTTACAGTCGCACCCTACAGGAGCACATGAAACCAGGGAAGCAGTACAGCGCAGACTCAGATCAGCAGAGAGCCGCCACCATGg GTGCCATGGATATAAAGAACACACAACACAGATGGAACATCACTTCGATTGTATTTGGGATGAGCTTAAT ACTTTTTGTTCTGGTGGTTCTGAACCTGGGGCTGTTCTTTAAACTTTGGGCCATGGAAGATGTCGCTCACCGTTTGTATCTGAACACCAAGCACAGAATGAAGGAGAGAGTAGAGTCTAG tagtttaGCACCTGACTTAGGCTCCAGACAGGGTATGCCACACAGAAGTCGAGAAGAAGCGCATTTACTGAGGGCAGTACTGCAGGACTCCATTAACCTTCTAGAACAG CTACGCAGTTCTCTTGTGGTGCTTCAGCAGAACTTTCAGGCCTACAACAGATCCTTCTCTCAGCTTTAA